One Helianthus annuus cultivar XRQ/B chromosome 7, HanXRQr2.0-SUNRISE, whole genome shotgun sequence genomic region harbors:
- the LOC118480212 gene encoding myosin-6-like — MVREKEEWEKYRERLLKHVKDLEKSKPAFDEEKAKFESDRKLEEWGREGLKGKLRAAEDLLAKERADWKKICAKDNDRMYAARAKITELEGNVTELTGKVEDAQAAKEQAEAELKAQVSSKDKDLAAKDVEIAELKRRLREQVDKSESLEIDLEAEKSKAASAEEARQKAEEARAISSSTLNVAQNNYAEVQRIVDTLASEAEWMRGRGLVLMANSILNAGELDGVVAALIDASRAVGHRGGYLECAQHVEEVFGQEFDTIHCSVTNEAVAELARAENAYDHLSLPVMDLVAKDLEHDDWCHRLKAILDPPEAVEVSDEEEPSGNNGDGDGGDGDGGDGDGDGHE; from the exons ATGGTTAGGGAGAAGGAGGAATGGGAGAAGTATCGCGAGCGGTTGTTAAAGCATGTCAAAGACTTGGAAAAGTCGAAACCTGCCTTTGATGAGGAGAAGGCAAAGTTTGAATCCGATAGGAAATTGGAGGAGTGGGGCCGTGAAGGCCTTAAAGGCAAACTTCGCGCTGCTGAAGATCTCTTAGCTAAGGAGCGTGCTGACTGGAAGAAGATTTGCGCCAAAGACAACGATCGCATGTATGCGGCTCGTGCCAAAATTACTGAGCTTGAGGGTAATGTTACTGAGCTGACCGGGAAGGTCGAAGATGCGCAAGCTGCTAAGGAGCAAGCTGAG GCTGAGCTTAAAGCGCAAGTATCCAGCAAGGATAAAGATCTGGCTGCTAAGGACGTTGAAATTGCAGAGTTGAAGCGTCGCCTGCGAGAGCAGGTTGACAAAAGTGAGTCCTTGGAGATCGATCTTGAAGCTGAAAAGTCGAAGGCTGCTTCTGCTGAGGAGGCCAGGCAAAAGGCCGAGGAGGCGCGCGCCATAAGTTCATCTACGCTTAATGTGGCGCAAAATAACTATGCTGAGGTCCAGCGCATTGTTGACACGCTGGCCTCGGAGGCGGAATGGATGCGTGGCAGGGGATTAGTGCTG ATGGCCAACTCCATTCTAAATGCTGGAGAATTAGATGGAGTTGTTGCTGCTCTTATAGATGCTTCTCGCGCGGTTGGTCACCGTGGAGGCTATCTGGAATGTGCGCAGCATGTTGAAGAGGTATTTGGGCAGGAGTTTGACACTATTCATTGTTCGGTGACTAATGAAGCTGTTGCCGAGTTGGCTCGCGCTGAAAATGCATATGACCATCTATCGCTACCCGTGATGGATTTGGTTGCAAAGGATTTAGAGCATGACGATTGGTGTCATCGTTTAAAAGCCATTCTTGATCCGCCAGAAGCTGTTGAAGTATCTGATGAGGAGGAACCGTCGGGCAATAATGGTGATGGCGATGGTggcgatggtgatggtggtgatggtgatggtgatggccATGAGTAG